Proteins encoded together in one Papio anubis isolate 15944 chromosome 3, Panubis1.0, whole genome shotgun sequence window:
- the RBPJ gene encoding recombining binding protein suppressor of hairless isoform X4, with product MAWIKRKFGERPPPKRLTREAMRNYLKERGDQTVLILHAKVAQKSYGNEKRFFCPPPCVYLMGSGWKKKKEQMERDGCSEQESQPCAFIGIGNSDQEMQQLNLEGKNYCTAKTLYISDSDKRKHFMLSVKMFYGNSDDIGVFLSKRIKVISKPSKKKQSLKNADLCIASGTKVALFNRLRSQTVSTRYLHVEGGNFHASSQQWGAFFIHLLDDDESEGEEFTVRDGYIHYGQTVKLVCSVTGMALPRLIIRKVDKQTALLDADDPVSQLHKCAFYLKDTERMYLCLSQERIIQFQATPCPKEPNKEMINDGASWTIISTDKAEYTFYEGMGPVLAPVTPVPVVESLQLNGGGDVAMLELTGQNFTPNLRVWFGDVEAETMYRCGESMLCVVPDISAFREGWRWVRQPVQVPVTLVRNDGIIYSTSLTFTYTPEPGPRPHCSAAGAILRANSSQVPPNESNTNSEGSYTNASTNSTSVTSSTATVVS from the exons GGAAGCTATGCGAAATTATTTAAAAGAGCGAGGGGATCAAACAGTACTTATTCTTCATGCAAAAGTTGCACAGAAgtcatatggaaatgaaaaaag GTTTTTTTGCCCTCCTCCTTGTGTGTATCTTATGGGCAGtggatggaagaaaaaaaaagaacaaatggaacGCGATGGTTGTTCTGAACAAGAGTCTCAACCGTGTGCATTTATTGGGATAGGAAATAGTGACCAAGAAATGCAGCAGCTAAACTTGGAAGGAAAG AACTATTGCACAGCCAAAACATTGTACATATCTGATTCAGACAAGCGAAAGCACTTCATGTTGTCTGTAAAGATGTTCTATGGCAACAGTGATGACATTGGTGTGTTCCTCAGCAAGCGGATAAAAGTCATCTCCAAACCTTCCAAAAAGAAGCAGTCATTGAAAAATGCTGACT TATGCATTGCCTCAGGAACAAAGGTGGCTCTGTTTAATCGACTACGATCCCAGACAGTTAGTACCAGATACTTGCATGTAGAAGGAGGTAATTTTCATGCCAGTTCACAGCAGTGGGGAGCATTTTTTATTCATCTCT TGGATGATGATGAATCAGAAGGAGAAGAATTCACAGTCCGAGATGGCTACATCCATTATGGACAAACAGTCAAACTTGTGTGCTCAGTTACTGGCATGGCACTACCAAGATTG ATAATTAGGAAAGTTGATAAGCAGACCGCATTATTGGATGCAGATGATCCTGTGTCACAACTCCATAAATGTGCATTTTACCTTAAGGATACAGAAAGAATGTACTTGTGCCTTTCTCAAGAAAGAATAATTCAATTtcag GCCACTCCATGTCCAAAAGAACCAAATAAAGAGATGATAAATGATGGCGCTTCCTGGACAATCATTAGCACAGATAAGGCAGAGTATACATTTTACGAGGGAATGGGCCCTGTCCTTGCCCCAGTCACACCTGTGCCTGTCGTAGAGAGCCTTCAG TTGAATGGCGGTGGGGACGTAGCAATGCTTGAACTTACAGGACAGAATTTCACTCCAAATTTACGAGTGTGGTTTGGGGATGTAGAAGCTGAAACTATGTACAG GTGTGGAGAGAGTATGCTCTGTGTCGTCCCAGACATTTCTGCATTCCGAGAAGGTTGGAGATGGGTCCGGCAACCAGTCCAGGTTCCAGTAACTTTGGTCCGAAATGATGGAATCATTTATTCCACCAGCCTTACCTTTACCTACACACCAGAACCAGGGCCGCGGCCACATTGCAGTGCAGCAGGAGCAATCCTTCGAGCCAATTCAAGCCAGGTGCCCCCTAATGAATCAAACACAAACAGCGAGGGAAGTTACACAAACGCCAGCACAAATTCAACCAGTGTCACATCATCTACAGCCACAGTGGTATCCTAA
- the RBPJ gene encoding recombining binding protein suppressor of hairless isoform X1, producing the protein MDHTEGSPAEEPPAHAPSLGKFGERPPPKRLTREAMRNYLKERGDQTVLILHAKVAQKSYGNEKRFFCPPPCVYLMGSGWKKKKEQMERDGCSEQESQPCAFIGIGNSDQEMQQLNLEGKNYCTAKTLYISDSDKRKHFMLSVKMFYGNSDDIGVFLSKRIKVISKPSKKKQSLKNADLCIASGTKVALFNRLRSQTVSTRYLHVEGGNFHASSQQWGAFFIHLLDDDESEGEEFTVRDGYIHYGQTVKLVCSVTGMALPRLIIRKVDKQTALLDADDPVSQLHKCAFYLKDTERMYLCLSQERIIQFQATPCPKEPNKEMINDGASWTIISTDKAEYTFYEGMGPVLAPVTPVPVVESLQLNGGGDVAMLELTGQNFTPNLRVWFGDVEAETMYRCGESMLCVVPDISAFREGWRWVRQPVQVPVTLVRNDGIIYSTSLTFTYTPEPGPRPHCSAAGAILRANSSQVPPNESNTNSEGSYTNASTNSTSVTSSTATVVS; encoded by the exons GGAAGCTATGCGAAATTATTTAAAAGAGCGAGGGGATCAAACAGTACTTATTCTTCATGCAAAAGTTGCACAGAAgtcatatggaaatgaaaaaag GTTTTTTTGCCCTCCTCCTTGTGTGTATCTTATGGGCAGtggatggaagaaaaaaaaagaacaaatggaacGCGATGGTTGTTCTGAACAAGAGTCTCAACCGTGTGCATTTATTGGGATAGGAAATAGTGACCAAGAAATGCAGCAGCTAAACTTGGAAGGAAAG AACTATTGCACAGCCAAAACATTGTACATATCTGATTCAGACAAGCGAAAGCACTTCATGTTGTCTGTAAAGATGTTCTATGGCAACAGTGATGACATTGGTGTGTTCCTCAGCAAGCGGATAAAAGTCATCTCCAAACCTTCCAAAAAGAAGCAGTCATTGAAAAATGCTGACT TATGCATTGCCTCAGGAACAAAGGTGGCTCTGTTTAATCGACTACGATCCCAGACAGTTAGTACCAGATACTTGCATGTAGAAGGAGGTAATTTTCATGCCAGTTCACAGCAGTGGGGAGCATTTTTTATTCATCTCT TGGATGATGATGAATCAGAAGGAGAAGAATTCACAGTCCGAGATGGCTACATCCATTATGGACAAACAGTCAAACTTGTGTGCTCAGTTACTGGCATGGCACTACCAAGATTG ATAATTAGGAAAGTTGATAAGCAGACCGCATTATTGGATGCAGATGATCCTGTGTCACAACTCCATAAATGTGCATTTTACCTTAAGGATACAGAAAGAATGTACTTGTGCCTTTCTCAAGAAAGAATAATTCAATTtcag GCCACTCCATGTCCAAAAGAACCAAATAAAGAGATGATAAATGATGGCGCTTCCTGGACAATCATTAGCACAGATAAGGCAGAGTATACATTTTACGAGGGAATGGGCCCTGTCCTTGCCCCAGTCACACCTGTGCCTGTCGTAGAGAGCCTTCAG TTGAATGGCGGTGGGGACGTAGCAATGCTTGAACTTACAGGACAGAATTTCACTCCAAATTTACGAGTGTGGTTTGGGGATGTAGAAGCTGAAACTATGTACAG GTGTGGAGAGAGTATGCTCTGTGTCGTCCCAGACATTTCTGCATTCCGAGAAGGTTGGAGATGGGTCCGGCAACCAGTCCAGGTTCCAGTAACTTTGGTCCGAAATGATGGAATCATTTATTCCACCAGCCTTACCTTTACCTACACACCAGAACCAGGGCCGCGGCCACATTGCAGTGCAGCAGGAGCAATCCTTCGAGCCAATTCAAGCCAGGTGCCCCCTAATGAATCAAACACAAACAGCGAGGGAAGTTACACAAACGCCAGCACAAATTCAACCAGTGTCACATCATCTACAGCCACAGTGGTATCCTAA
- the RBPJ gene encoding recombining binding protein suppressor of hairless isoform X3 codes for MAPVVTGKFGERPPPKRLTREAMRNYLKERGDQTVLILHAKVAQKSYGNEKRFFCPPPCVYLMGSGWKKKKEQMERDGCSEQESQPCAFIGIGNSDQEMQQLNLEGKNYCTAKTLYISDSDKRKHFMLSVKMFYGNSDDIGVFLSKRIKVISKPSKKKQSLKNADLCIASGTKVALFNRLRSQTVSTRYLHVEGGNFHASSQQWGAFFIHLLDDDESEGEEFTVRDGYIHYGQTVKLVCSVTGMALPRLIIRKVDKQTALLDADDPVSQLHKCAFYLKDTERMYLCLSQERIIQFQATPCPKEPNKEMINDGASWTIISTDKAEYTFYEGMGPVLAPVTPVPVVESLQLNGGGDVAMLELTGQNFTPNLRVWFGDVEAETMYRCGESMLCVVPDISAFREGWRWVRQPVQVPVTLVRNDGIIYSTSLTFTYTPEPGPRPHCSAAGAILRANSSQVPPNESNTNSEGSYTNASTNSTSVTSSTATVVS; via the exons GGAAGCTATGCGAAATTATTTAAAAGAGCGAGGGGATCAAACAGTACTTATTCTTCATGCAAAAGTTGCACAGAAgtcatatggaaatgaaaaaag GTTTTTTTGCCCTCCTCCTTGTGTGTATCTTATGGGCAGtggatggaagaaaaaaaaagaacaaatggaacGCGATGGTTGTTCTGAACAAGAGTCTCAACCGTGTGCATTTATTGGGATAGGAAATAGTGACCAAGAAATGCAGCAGCTAAACTTGGAAGGAAAG AACTATTGCACAGCCAAAACATTGTACATATCTGATTCAGACAAGCGAAAGCACTTCATGTTGTCTGTAAAGATGTTCTATGGCAACAGTGATGACATTGGTGTGTTCCTCAGCAAGCGGATAAAAGTCATCTCCAAACCTTCCAAAAAGAAGCAGTCATTGAAAAATGCTGACT TATGCATTGCCTCAGGAACAAAGGTGGCTCTGTTTAATCGACTACGATCCCAGACAGTTAGTACCAGATACTTGCATGTAGAAGGAGGTAATTTTCATGCCAGTTCACAGCAGTGGGGAGCATTTTTTATTCATCTCT TGGATGATGATGAATCAGAAGGAGAAGAATTCACAGTCCGAGATGGCTACATCCATTATGGACAAACAGTCAAACTTGTGTGCTCAGTTACTGGCATGGCACTACCAAGATTG ATAATTAGGAAAGTTGATAAGCAGACCGCATTATTGGATGCAGATGATCCTGTGTCACAACTCCATAAATGTGCATTTTACCTTAAGGATACAGAAAGAATGTACTTGTGCCTTTCTCAAGAAAGAATAATTCAATTtcag GCCACTCCATGTCCAAAAGAACCAAATAAAGAGATGATAAATGATGGCGCTTCCTGGACAATCATTAGCACAGATAAGGCAGAGTATACATTTTACGAGGGAATGGGCCCTGTCCTTGCCCCAGTCACACCTGTGCCTGTCGTAGAGAGCCTTCAG TTGAATGGCGGTGGGGACGTAGCAATGCTTGAACTTACAGGACAGAATTTCACTCCAAATTTACGAGTGTGGTTTGGGGATGTAGAAGCTGAAACTATGTACAG GTGTGGAGAGAGTATGCTCTGTGTCGTCCCAGACATTTCTGCATTCCGAGAAGGTTGGAGATGGGTCCGGCAACCAGTCCAGGTTCCAGTAACTTTGGTCCGAAATGATGGAATCATTTATTCCACCAGCCTTACCTTTACCTACACACCAGAACCAGGGCCGCGGCCACATTGCAGTGCAGCAGGAGCAATCCTTCGAGCCAATTCAAGCCAGGTGCCCCCTAATGAATCAAACACAAACAGCGAGGGAAGTTACACAAACGCCAGCACAAATTCAACCAGTGTCACATCATCTACAGCCACAGTGGTATCCTAA
- the RBPJ gene encoding recombining binding protein suppressor of hairless isoform X6, with the protein MRNYLKERGDQTVLILHAKVAQKSYGNEKRFFCPPPCVYLMGSGWKKKKEQMERDGCSEQESQPCAFIGIGNSDQEMQQLNLEGKNYCTAKTLYISDSDKRKHFMLSVKMFYGNSDDIGVFLSKRIKVISKPSKKKQSLKNADLCIASGTKVALFNRLRSQTVSTRYLHVEGGNFHASSQQWGAFFIHLLDDDESEGEEFTVRDGYIHYGQTVKLVCSVTGMALPRLIIRKVDKQTALLDADDPVSQLHKCAFYLKDTERMYLCLSQERIIQFQATPCPKEPNKEMINDGASWTIISTDKAEYTFYEGMGPVLAPVTPVPVVESLQLNGGGDVAMLELTGQNFTPNLRVWFGDVEAETMYRCGESMLCVVPDISAFREGWRWVRQPVQVPVTLVRNDGIIYSTSLTFTYTPEPGPRPHCSAAGAILRANSSQVPPNESNTNSEGSYTNASTNSTSVTSSTATVVS; encoded by the exons ATGCGAAATTATTTAAAAGAGCGAGGGGATCAAACAGTACTTATTCTTCATGCAAAAGTTGCACAGAAgtcatatggaaatgaaaaaag GTTTTTTTGCCCTCCTCCTTGTGTGTATCTTATGGGCAGtggatggaagaaaaaaaaagaacaaatggaacGCGATGGTTGTTCTGAACAAGAGTCTCAACCGTGTGCATTTATTGGGATAGGAAATAGTGACCAAGAAATGCAGCAGCTAAACTTGGAAGGAAAG AACTATTGCACAGCCAAAACATTGTACATATCTGATTCAGACAAGCGAAAGCACTTCATGTTGTCTGTAAAGATGTTCTATGGCAACAGTGATGACATTGGTGTGTTCCTCAGCAAGCGGATAAAAGTCATCTCCAAACCTTCCAAAAAGAAGCAGTCATTGAAAAATGCTGACT TATGCATTGCCTCAGGAACAAAGGTGGCTCTGTTTAATCGACTACGATCCCAGACAGTTAGTACCAGATACTTGCATGTAGAAGGAGGTAATTTTCATGCCAGTTCACAGCAGTGGGGAGCATTTTTTATTCATCTCT TGGATGATGATGAATCAGAAGGAGAAGAATTCACAGTCCGAGATGGCTACATCCATTATGGACAAACAGTCAAACTTGTGTGCTCAGTTACTGGCATGGCACTACCAAGATTG ATAATTAGGAAAGTTGATAAGCAGACCGCATTATTGGATGCAGATGATCCTGTGTCACAACTCCATAAATGTGCATTTTACCTTAAGGATACAGAAAGAATGTACTTGTGCCTTTCTCAAGAAAGAATAATTCAATTtcag GCCACTCCATGTCCAAAAGAACCAAATAAAGAGATGATAAATGATGGCGCTTCCTGGACAATCATTAGCACAGATAAGGCAGAGTATACATTTTACGAGGGAATGGGCCCTGTCCTTGCCCCAGTCACACCTGTGCCTGTCGTAGAGAGCCTTCAG TTGAATGGCGGTGGGGACGTAGCAATGCTTGAACTTACAGGACAGAATTTCACTCCAAATTTACGAGTGTGGTTTGGGGATGTAGAAGCTGAAACTATGTACAG GTGTGGAGAGAGTATGCTCTGTGTCGTCCCAGACATTTCTGCATTCCGAGAAGGTTGGAGATGGGTCCGGCAACCAGTCCAGGTTCCAGTAACTTTGGTCCGAAATGATGGAATCATTTATTCCACCAGCCTTACCTTTACCTACACACCAGAACCAGGGCCGCGGCCACATTGCAGTGCAGCAGGAGCAATCCTTCGAGCCAATTCAAGCCAGGTGCCCCCTAATGAATCAAACACAAACAGCGAGGGAAGTTACACAAACGCCAGCACAAATTCAACCAGTGTCACATCATCTACAGCCACAGTGGTATCCTAA
- the RBPJ gene encoding recombining binding protein suppressor of hairless isoform X2 has translation MDWRICGNLNTVYRKFGERPPPKRLTREAMRNYLKERGDQTVLILHAKVAQKSYGNEKRFFCPPPCVYLMGSGWKKKKEQMERDGCSEQESQPCAFIGIGNSDQEMQQLNLEGKNYCTAKTLYISDSDKRKHFMLSVKMFYGNSDDIGVFLSKRIKVISKPSKKKQSLKNADLCIASGTKVALFNRLRSQTVSTRYLHVEGGNFHASSQQWGAFFIHLLDDDESEGEEFTVRDGYIHYGQTVKLVCSVTGMALPRLIIRKVDKQTALLDADDPVSQLHKCAFYLKDTERMYLCLSQERIIQFQATPCPKEPNKEMINDGASWTIISTDKAEYTFYEGMGPVLAPVTPVPVVESLQLNGGGDVAMLELTGQNFTPNLRVWFGDVEAETMYRCGESMLCVVPDISAFREGWRWVRQPVQVPVTLVRNDGIIYSTSLTFTYTPEPGPRPHCSAAGAILRANSSQVPPNESNTNSEGSYTNASTNSTSVTSSTATVVS, from the exons GGAAGCTATGCGAAATTATTTAAAAGAGCGAGGGGATCAAACAGTACTTATTCTTCATGCAAAAGTTGCACAGAAgtcatatggaaatgaaaaaag GTTTTTTTGCCCTCCTCCTTGTGTGTATCTTATGGGCAGtggatggaagaaaaaaaaagaacaaatggaacGCGATGGTTGTTCTGAACAAGAGTCTCAACCGTGTGCATTTATTGGGATAGGAAATAGTGACCAAGAAATGCAGCAGCTAAACTTGGAAGGAAAG AACTATTGCACAGCCAAAACATTGTACATATCTGATTCAGACAAGCGAAAGCACTTCATGTTGTCTGTAAAGATGTTCTATGGCAACAGTGATGACATTGGTGTGTTCCTCAGCAAGCGGATAAAAGTCATCTCCAAACCTTCCAAAAAGAAGCAGTCATTGAAAAATGCTGACT TATGCATTGCCTCAGGAACAAAGGTGGCTCTGTTTAATCGACTACGATCCCAGACAGTTAGTACCAGATACTTGCATGTAGAAGGAGGTAATTTTCATGCCAGTTCACAGCAGTGGGGAGCATTTTTTATTCATCTCT TGGATGATGATGAATCAGAAGGAGAAGAATTCACAGTCCGAGATGGCTACATCCATTATGGACAAACAGTCAAACTTGTGTGCTCAGTTACTGGCATGGCACTACCAAGATTG ATAATTAGGAAAGTTGATAAGCAGACCGCATTATTGGATGCAGATGATCCTGTGTCACAACTCCATAAATGTGCATTTTACCTTAAGGATACAGAAAGAATGTACTTGTGCCTTTCTCAAGAAAGAATAATTCAATTtcag GCCACTCCATGTCCAAAAGAACCAAATAAAGAGATGATAAATGATGGCGCTTCCTGGACAATCATTAGCACAGATAAGGCAGAGTATACATTTTACGAGGGAATGGGCCCTGTCCTTGCCCCAGTCACACCTGTGCCTGTCGTAGAGAGCCTTCAG TTGAATGGCGGTGGGGACGTAGCAATGCTTGAACTTACAGGACAGAATTTCACTCCAAATTTACGAGTGTGGTTTGGGGATGTAGAAGCTGAAACTATGTACAG GTGTGGAGAGAGTATGCTCTGTGTCGTCCCAGACATTTCTGCATTCCGAGAAGGTTGGAGATGGGTCCGGCAACCAGTCCAGGTTCCAGTAACTTTGGTCCGAAATGATGGAATCATTTATTCCACCAGCCTTACCTTTACCTACACACCAGAACCAGGGCCGCGGCCACATTGCAGTGCAGCAGGAGCAATCCTTCGAGCCAATTCAAGCCAGGTGCCCCCTAATGAATCAAACACAAACAGCGAGGGAAGTTACACAAACGCCAGCACAAATTCAACCAGTGTCACATCATCTACAGCCACAGTGGTATCCTAA
- the RBPJ gene encoding recombining binding protein suppressor of hairless isoform X5 — protein MEAMRNYLKERGDQTVLILHAKVAQKSYGNEKRFFCPPPCVYLMGSGWKKKKEQMERDGCSEQESQPCAFIGIGNSDQEMQQLNLEGKNYCTAKTLYISDSDKRKHFMLSVKMFYGNSDDIGVFLSKRIKVISKPSKKKQSLKNADLCIASGTKVALFNRLRSQTVSTRYLHVEGGNFHASSQQWGAFFIHLLDDDESEGEEFTVRDGYIHYGQTVKLVCSVTGMALPRLIIRKVDKQTALLDADDPVSQLHKCAFYLKDTERMYLCLSQERIIQFQATPCPKEPNKEMINDGASWTIISTDKAEYTFYEGMGPVLAPVTPVPVVESLQLNGGGDVAMLELTGQNFTPNLRVWFGDVEAETMYRCGESMLCVVPDISAFREGWRWVRQPVQVPVTLVRNDGIIYSTSLTFTYTPEPGPRPHCSAAGAILRANSSQVPPNESNTNSEGSYTNASTNSTSVTSSTATVVS, from the exons AT GGAAGCTATGCGAAATTATTTAAAAGAGCGAGGGGATCAAACAGTACTTATTCTTCATGCAAAAGTTGCACAGAAgtcatatggaaatgaaaaaag GTTTTTTTGCCCTCCTCCTTGTGTGTATCTTATGGGCAGtggatggaagaaaaaaaaagaacaaatggaacGCGATGGTTGTTCTGAACAAGAGTCTCAACCGTGTGCATTTATTGGGATAGGAAATAGTGACCAAGAAATGCAGCAGCTAAACTTGGAAGGAAAG AACTATTGCACAGCCAAAACATTGTACATATCTGATTCAGACAAGCGAAAGCACTTCATGTTGTCTGTAAAGATGTTCTATGGCAACAGTGATGACATTGGTGTGTTCCTCAGCAAGCGGATAAAAGTCATCTCCAAACCTTCCAAAAAGAAGCAGTCATTGAAAAATGCTGACT TATGCATTGCCTCAGGAACAAAGGTGGCTCTGTTTAATCGACTACGATCCCAGACAGTTAGTACCAGATACTTGCATGTAGAAGGAGGTAATTTTCATGCCAGTTCACAGCAGTGGGGAGCATTTTTTATTCATCTCT TGGATGATGATGAATCAGAAGGAGAAGAATTCACAGTCCGAGATGGCTACATCCATTATGGACAAACAGTCAAACTTGTGTGCTCAGTTACTGGCATGGCACTACCAAGATTG ATAATTAGGAAAGTTGATAAGCAGACCGCATTATTGGATGCAGATGATCCTGTGTCACAACTCCATAAATGTGCATTTTACCTTAAGGATACAGAAAGAATGTACTTGTGCCTTTCTCAAGAAAGAATAATTCAATTtcag GCCACTCCATGTCCAAAAGAACCAAATAAAGAGATGATAAATGATGGCGCTTCCTGGACAATCATTAGCACAGATAAGGCAGAGTATACATTTTACGAGGGAATGGGCCCTGTCCTTGCCCCAGTCACACCTGTGCCTGTCGTAGAGAGCCTTCAG TTGAATGGCGGTGGGGACGTAGCAATGCTTGAACTTACAGGACAGAATTTCACTCCAAATTTACGAGTGTGGTTTGGGGATGTAGAAGCTGAAACTATGTACAG GTGTGGAGAGAGTATGCTCTGTGTCGTCCCAGACATTTCTGCATTCCGAGAAGGTTGGAGATGGGTCCGGCAACCAGTCCAGGTTCCAGTAACTTTGGTCCGAAATGATGGAATCATTTATTCCACCAGCCTTACCTTTACCTACACACCAGAACCAGGGCCGCGGCCACATTGCAGTGCAGCAGGAGCAATCCTTCGAGCCAATTCAAGCCAGGTGCCCCCTAATGAATCAAACACAAACAGCGAGGGAAGTTACACAAACGCCAGCACAAATTCAACCAGTGTCACATCATCTACAGCCACAGTGGTATCCTAA